In Vibrio hippocampi, a single genomic region encodes these proteins:
- a CDS encoding Hpt domain-containing protein codes for MNTKTIDSLRNEIGADNLPILLGIFTSELEQYQAALTTETEQASQFQEICHSLKSSAASFGAEDLCQVATEVDDEVKDGAYRHDLARVDAFLLLLQRTLGCYQQVLATLESD; via the coding sequence ATGAATACCAAAACCATCGACTCTTTGCGTAATGAAATCGGGGCGGATAACCTACCGATTTTACTGGGGATATTTACCTCAGAGCTTGAACAGTATCAAGCCGCGTTGACCACAGAGACAGAGCAGGCAAGTCAGTTCCAAGAAATTTGCCATTCATTGAAAAGTAGCGCAGCCAGTTTTGGCGCTGAAGATCTTTGTCAGGTGGCGACGGAGGTCGACGACGAAGTCAAGGATGGCGCGTATCGTCACGACCTAGCAAGGGTTGATGCGTTCTTACTGCTGTTACAGCGTACACTTGGCTGTTATCAACAAGTCCTTGCCACGCTGGAGTCTGATTAA